The Cyanobacteriota bacterium nucleotide sequence TCAATTTGATCTTGATGATGAGAAGAGAATAACCGATTACCATTTATTTTTTATTGGTGGCGGGCAAGATAGTGGTCAAGAGCTTGTCGCCCTTGATTTACTTAAGCGCAAGCAAGAACTAAGTGATTTTATTGAAGCTGGCGGGGCTGCTTTGGCTATTTGTGGTGGTTATCAATTACTTGGTAAGAGCTATGAAACTAGTGATGGTTCTATTATGCAAGGACTGGGGATTTTGGATTGTGAGACGAGGGCGCCAAGTTCTACTGCCAAGTTTCAGGATCGATTGATTGGTAATGTTGTTGCTGAGCTGTTAATAGAGATTGTGCCTAGAACGATTGTTGGCTTTGAAAATCATTCTGGTAGAACATATTTAGGCGCAAGTGCAAAACCCTTAGCTAAAGTAATCAAGGGCTATGGTAATAACGGGGAGGATGGCTTTGAAGGTATAATCTACAACAATCTTATTGGCAGTTATTTACATGGTAGTGTCTTACCCAAGAACCCTCATCTTGCTGACGAGTTATTGAGAAGAGCAATTACTTTTGCCGGACTTGAGCTTGAACTCAAACCATTGGATGATCAAATAGAAACAAGCGCGCATGAGGCTTTACTATGACCTACTTGATTGAAGCTGATGACTTGGTTGCAACAGTGCCAGGGACTTTGACATTGAAAGAGTTTGATAGGGATTTAATTCAACAGTGTTTAATTTCTACTTTGCTTGCTCCTGAGGACTATACGATTGCGCAAATTTTGGCAGAAGACTGGGGACATGACGCTAGGCAGGTTCTGGGACTTGGCGTGAAACATGTCAGTGGCTTGTATAGCAAAACCGGCGGCAAGGTAATCAAAAATGTATCTGGTTATGATTTGAGTAAAATATATTTGGGTAGTTGCGAATCCTTGGCAAAGATTGAAACAGCAAGTTTGCGTTTGGAGAAACTACCATCATTGATTTGTGAATTGAGCTTGAAGCTTGAACGAGAACTTGATCTTGACTTGATTGTTTTTTTGCACAAAATAGCGACCATGGATTTTGATGAGAGTTTTGAGCTGGCAATTAATTTGGCAGGGCAACTCAATGTGAGTTTTACTGCCACGAGTGAAGAACTCATTGCCTTGAAGCAAGCTCGCTTGGCTAGAAGATTAGAAGAATTTGTGGCTAGTGAGCTTGATTTGGATTTTGTGATTAAGCCTTATGTCAAAGAGTATCCTAGCTCTGGTTTAAGGATTGAAGTTCATGGAGTTGTGACGAGCTTATTCAATACCGCAAAGTCATTAGGGCAGCCTTGTCAGATCTACCCTAAGAGAGGCTATCTTCTGTTAGAGTCTTCTGTCCAGAATTTAAAAAAGCTAGATGATTGTTACTACTATATTTATCCTAAGACAGATGAAAACAAAAAACTAGAAACCCAGTTGAACGATACTGATAACCCAGAGTTGGATTTATTCATACAACTCCAGAAGGACTTTGCTTAATGGACGCAGCAACTATTAATGAAACGATTAAAGCATGTATTCATTGCGGTA carries:
- a CDS encoding glutamine amidotransferase, with the protein product MLKIAHLYPKQLNLYGDGGNIMALSKRLEWRAIDFQVDQFDLDDEKRITDYHLFFIGGGQDSGQELVALDLLKRKQELSDFIEAGGAALAICGGYQLLGKSYETSDGSIMQGLGILDCETRAPSSTAKFQDRLIGNVVAELLIEIVPRTIVGFENHSGRTYLGASAKPLAKVIKGYGNNGEDGFEGIIYNNLIGSYLHGSVLPKNPHLADELLRRAITFAGLELELKPLDDQIETSAHEALL